The Erigeron canadensis isolate Cc75 chromosome 1, C_canadensis_v1, whole genome shotgun sequence genome segment GGCCTTTCAGTATTCTAGATAACCCTTCAACCATGatgtttaattgtttatagTTATGATATCTTTGAAATGGGCCAATTTGATAATTAGATCACATGGTGCCCTGTTTCTTGCTTATTTGCCTTTTTTATCTAAGACATGGTTTAAGTTATACCTTTGTGTGACAGTTAAAAGCAAGGTTATCAATTATGATATGGCAAGGGTAGCACTCCCAATGGAAAATGAAACTTCATACAATGATGGTGTTAGTGGAAACATATGTTCATCTACTTCCCGAATCTTGGACATTGATTACTCGGATATCCGCAATATTGAGGTTTTAATTTCATATTGTACAACATTGGTTCCAAGGAAAATTGGCATATGATTAGTTTGTGGTCAAACCTATTACTTGTGAAAATTTTAAGGAGATACTTTTTTGCAATATTTAGTGACAccattttatctatatttggCAAAGGTGAAGTTTAGTGTGATTATCAAAGAACTTGTCTAGTTATCAATAATTTGGGTGTGTTTGGGTTCTTTGGGAAGTTAGCAAGTTTGACCTCATATGTGAAAATACTTATAGTTATGCACTTagacttgttttttttttttttttttttttcaatgctTACTTTATGTTTTTGATCTTTCAGCGGAGAGTCTGCAATTTGTTACGAGATGATACATTAACATTCCTTACAAGCTTACAAGCAAATAGGATTTCACAATACCGGTTACTATTGGAAAATCTTGTTGTTTTGGAGGATACATTTGCAGATTCGGATGTGTTAACACTAGAAAAAGACATATTGGTTCAACTAGAAAAGCTTGGAGCTTTAAAGTCTTCTTCCTTCGAAACATCCAAGTATCCTTATTCAGTTAAATCTATAGATAAAGAATCAATCAAACCTATAGTGCCTTCTACAAGAAAGGTTAAAAGAAGATCACAAAGAGATAGAATATCAAATAAAGTGAACGGTGTTTGTACAGTGGAATTTCACTCACATAACCAAAAAAATTTACGACGTGTAAACAGTTCATCAAGAAGATCATCAAATTCTAAAGGTGCAAGACTTAAGATTACCAGGAATGAGGCTGAGCTATCACGAGGAGTTAAGGTGCCAACTTCCATCTAATCTTCCTTAACAGATAGTTGAACTTAAGGTGGCTGTTTTGACCCAGTTACTTTATGAGCGGGTCTATTAGGTTTATATCTATTTCTTGTACGGGTTATTCATTGGTTTAGCTAAAAAGAAACCAGGTTATATGGGTTAAACGGATTAAGAGTTGGCTAAAGTGTATTTTTGATGCATTCACCAAGTAAATTGCTTTGTTTGTAATTGTCGTCattgtttttgtaatcatatatcGCGTGTTGATAATTTATATTCTGTTACAACCAGAAACCTTTATGACTtgttacccaacctgcccaTTTTGTTCTATTGGAAAATTTTCCCTACGGTCCCTGAAATGACAGGAGAATCCATTTTTGACTTTTCAAAATGCCAATCCATTTCTTTATCGACAAATTGCATgtaaatgtaacaaactttcatatcaatatagTCCCTATGCTATAACCTTATAATAACATTATCAGGTAACCGGATCCCTAATTTGGTTGTAAAGTTTACTCTTATAACATATAAATTTGAGCATTGATCTTGACCATACGTTCCCTATATTAGAAATTCCTTCTACGTGCAATTTGGGTTTACTTTTCTCCCACACATTTCTAATTACTAGGTCCTTTATCTataacatttttcatttacttcacTGTTATGCAGATGATTGCTAATTTGGAGAAAATTAGGACGATGCTAGAAGAAGAAACGGGGACTGTTATTAATTTTAGTAGTTGGGCATCAGCAGCTGGAGTTGACAAGAAAGTGTTACTTGAAAACTTGCAATTTGGTTGGTGTTGCAGGGATGAGCTATTGAAAAGTACACGATCATTGGTTATATACCTTGCAAAGAATTACAACTTTCAAGGAATAGCCTTCAAAGATTTAATCCAGGTTTGCTTTAACCACACGTGTAAATATCACCTTTTCATTTGCTTATATAGAGAAACAAACTTATTGTACAATGAATCTCTAACTAGAGGTTGTGAAATGGGCAAGTCAGGTGGGTTGGGTAAACATTAAATCCGCTTAATTTGAAAGTTGGAATTTTTTGGTTCAGGTTGGATT includes the following:
- the LOC122584410 gene encoding RNA polymerase sigma factor sigC, with protein sequence MGLGFRLNLKWGLSLQPHLSSSSSSPSSLPSTTYSSFKSKVINYDMARVALPMENETSYNDGVSGNICSSTSRILDIDYSDIRNIERRVCNLLRDDTLTFLTSLQANRISQYRLLLENLVVLEDTFADSDVLTLEKDILVQLEKLGALKSSSFETSKYPYSVKSIDKESIKPIVPSTRKVKRRSQRDRISNKVNGVCTVEFHSHNQKNLRRVNSSSRRSSNSKGARLKITRNEAELSRGVKMIANLEKIRTMLEEETGTVINFSSWASAAGVDKKVLLENLQFGWCCRDELLKSTRSLVIYLAKNYNFQGIAFKDLIQAGNVGVLQGAERFDRTRGYKFSTYVQYWIKKSLLMLLSRHAREIRIPFTLSKAISKIQKAKKALYKGDGRCPDDLEIANFTGLSVAKIESASKCLRVVGSINQTNAKYWECTPDPTMMSPEEALIKEQMINEMYDRIEELDARERKVLVLRFGLKGYQRKTLEEIGGFYGVSKEWIRRIERKALTKIKVDDEETLQCLRHYLYI